GAGAGCTGGAGATTGAACGAATTGTGAATCGATTTACAAGTTATACAATTTTGTGAACGTTTTTGGTATCATTTACTGAGCATACATTAGGAGGTAATGTTAATGGTTGTTCGATGGCTTcataaaaagataaaatgaTTACAACATTGCATACGATAGTTACTTCCTTTGTATTACTAATCAATTGATAGAATCGATTAACTAATATTTGAAGAAAACCGTTCCATACCAATTTGGAAAAGGTTTGCCGTTGCGTGAAGAATATTTTTTCATAACAAAAAGTATAAAGTCTGGCGCGATGCATACAACCGAATCAAAGAACGGTAAGAAATTACCGATGATCAAATACGCAATTATGGTGGTCTATCTACACACCAGTTGAATAAGAACCGCTGCGAAAAGTCAGAAAAGGAATCGCTAATACGAATCTAGCCTATGAATCATAATAAATGCATCATGGCAATGTTTCAACCCTGGCATGAACACATaagtaaaattgattttcgtgTTTTGATTACCCTAGTAAGATTCCGCGATGTTGTTCGATCCTTCAGTCGAACTTTTGTTAGTCGTCGTCTCTTGCACCGGTCATTCAATGTCTTTTCGTAGCACAACAATAAATAAGCATAAcacaacactttttcatacacccAAAACATCCCGTTTGCCTCTTTCacaaaaacacgaacacacaatGTACTTCACAAGCCTTCCCACATGTTCAAATGTGACTCTATTACGTTCAAGCTTTAAGACAAGTCTAACTAATCCCGAGCTTCCCATAGATCAGCGATCCGTTTAGTAATCGACGAAAGATGTTAATGAATTTCGCACATAGCTTACACAACTTTACGCTACATCGttaataagaaaaaaatacaaattgcAAAATCTATTTGCTGCTGAACAATGCCTGTCCATTTTAAGAGATCCATCCTAACAGAAACGTTATAAAACATTTTACCCCAAAACTCGATCAGCTCAATCGCAACAGAGAGATTTACCGAATGAAAACTCTGAGAGCTAAATCTGTTGAAATATTGCATGCCTTTCGAGATCATGTCGAACTGTCATTTAGCGTTTTGCTCCCGCTATGCCCGATTATAAATTGATTTATACATATCAAGAGCTTTATTCTTTTACGCTGTGTTTTCTTGATCCGTATAGCTGTGACGTGTTGCTCGTCAAATTGCACCATCGCTTAAATGCTTCTTCTACAAATAATTTCGTTTTGCGTGTATACATGTTTGCTTATTTCCCAAGTATAACTTAATTTAGGCTCGATTGATTCATCTTTGTATGGTTAAATAATGGTATGTGCTGTAAGTTACCTGTCATTCTTGATAACTTCTTTCCATTGAGTAGAGTTGCAACCGGTTTGTGTAGATTAGATCAATCCAATACCCATATCATCATTCTCGAAACCTATATCATTCTTGAAGAAATCCATTTCCTCCCGATCATAGTTTCCACAGAATCAATGTAAAGTCTCGATGTTCACAAGGATGTTCGTGTTGAACACAGAATTGTGTATTAAACATTATTCCTgtgttttgaaacatttgctaCCATTGATGTtcttgtgtgtgagtgtatgtctGTGTAAGTGATTATAAGTCCTTTTCTCCAAAAAGTTCTGTTTTCTATAAGAATACTGGTATTCAATTCTCTACGCTACATACCCTGTCTTCTGCATACCCTGCTGTCTTACACACTGGTTTCGCAGAATATCTGTCCACGTCAAAGTGTATAACTCTAACTTAAAACTTTTGTACCGTAATGAGTCCATTGATCGGATATCAACTTCTTCCTTACTGTGCCTTCTACTCTCAAAAATGTTCCCAAACCGCTCACATGCTTTAATTAAAAAGTTGGCGAATCGGACCAAAAATTGTCCGTTTTTAAGATTAAGATTACTTGTATGGATTAATAGAATATAGTGACATCTGGTTTTCTATAATGAGACTTGGTATGGTCCGTAATTACACTGATGAAGAATTACGTCAGTCTACTAATGAAAGCTGAATTAAATTTCATACGCAATTCCATCAggtttttgaattttattgCAAACTTTCCTTTAATTTTAAACCTGTCAAATGGAAAGCTGCCAGGCACCTCCATCTAATATTATTtgcatgcgcctccatcgcagaTAAAGCAATGCGAAATGGAGCTGTTACACACTACTTACTTCCCTTCACACGGTACGTAAAGATCAAATTGGATACAAATTGGAGAACTCTTATGAACACAAGTCAGCTCATGCGAGACTGCGTTTGGTCCTATTAACTCATCTAGCAACCCAAACACCGTCTAGCTGTAATATATAAGTAAAAGCAGCATAATCCGACATCCTCCATGGTATCTTATGGGAACATGAGCTATGAACGATCGAACTGAAAGGGGACTTGAAACGTGACATCTTCTGCCTTCTTttgagttttcattttctccgtGAACTGCGATGGTATAACCTAATAAATGAGGGTACACATTCTTTCTTCATCAACGAGCTATGTATGCTTGAAATACAAAGCAGGCTCGTGGACTGGAAAGGTGTATTCGCATGTACCGAATCTGCAGCTGCAGTTACATATTCGATTGCAATAGATAAGATCTGACTAAAGTACGCAGCTGTTGGAATCTGGAAACTAGCTGCATATGttggaaagtgattgtgataAAATGGATGGAGAAGCGATATCaactgtttgctgttgatatTATACCGATTGTATGCAGTTTAACATTTGTGAAATCCATCCTTTAACAACTAATGTAgggtaaatatttaaaaccGCAGAAGATTTAaatcgcaccattttccagaGTCCAAATGTTGTCGATATTCCTGTGCTTCCAATGCGATCAACATTCAGAAATTGTAGCATACGTGGCACGCAGATTCGATTCACGGATAGTATGCGCTTTCCACCGGCTCACATATGAATCCAATGCCATGATATTTTTCACATAGACTCAAGAACGACCATCATCCTTAACGATAGCCCGGAAAATCCACTATTTTTACAAACTGTTGCAGTCACCGATGCAAAAAATGTTAGAGCTGATACGTTCTGGTACCAGGAACGATCATTCTACCAAACATTTTATAGAGTTCAAACATGttcaaaatgaatgaataCAACATGTACAATATGTTCTGTTATGCAGCACGATCGGCAAACGAaaagttaaataaataaaaaaaactaagacaacGCAGGTAGACATTTTGttagaaaatgataaatagaAAGCTCATTGCTAAGCCTGGTTGAATTTCAACAACCCGTTTATGTTTCAACAACCAACCCAAACATCTGTACGGGTTGGATCAGCCATAACAAGCATACTCAAGATAGTATCGTCTTTGAGCGTCAAGGTAAATCAATGTATTCATTAGGTCAATTGGTTAATTCAGTCAATTTCTCTAAACACGTGATGTTGTTTGAAGCGGTTTCTAAATAGCTGCATTAAAGAAGCATTGACGTCGGGTTTATTGTTATGCGCTTATGTTACGCTATAAACAAATAGAAACATTAGAAGCCAATGTATCTCTGTATTTTATTTCTTACTATTGACTGCTCAAAAGAAATTCGTTTGTACATAGAATCTAGATAAACCAGCCCTGAACGTATTTGCTTTTGAAAGGGAAGACcctattttcattttttgtgaaCAAGTACGTTGCACTAACAACGCGTGCTACTAGATGTCACAGATGTGTTAACGAACGTTTTACAATGACTGAGTTAAACAATTCTTCAAGGTTTCTTTCGCAAAGAGCATATGATGCTCTTCCCGTGTGAAGTTAATCCCGTGCGCCGATTCGTAACGCACCTCTAGTTATTATCAACCAAAGGTAGTTTAGAATAACGACATTTTTATCAATTAAATTATGATTAAATAAAGAATCCCAATCAACTTGATTCACTTTCCCAGAAAAACGATTAAGGGTCAGTGATAAGAAAGctaaggaaaggaaaacgaataaaCAAAATATAGGGTATGGAAAGCATAGGATCTAGGAAATGATACTCGCAAACGATAAGGCAAACACGAGTGCAGCTTGTTGTAGATTGTTATAATCAGTCTCTAAGACACGTTTCTTCGTCATCTTATCAATCGATGGGAGTCATATTTTGCCCATTTTATAATCTCCTAGTCGTAAAGCATaatcaacaaccaaccaattgAAATGGTGCAACAATATGCGAATGAAAAACAGTTGTGTACCCTGCAATTTGGGAATTCTAAAAACAAGCTTTTACGAGATGACGATTACAAGCTAAAAAAGCAGAATAGGGAACGAGTCCAAAATTCAGCGTTAACCAGCACTTTAGCAGCTCAGAacccaaaaataaaagattACGCGGAACCATCACTATTCTATCCTCAGTCAGATTGAACCAGAttgttaatggtttttttctccttatGGTAGCGCCAGTGTACGATCTGTTTTCTCGTTCATTTTTTGCGATCCAGCACCTATCTGTAATGCTTCCTTGGCTTTAgaataatttttcaaatattccGCCTTAATCCTTTACATATACTGACTGTAATGCGTTCAGTTTGCGTCTATCAGCTTATTATATGGTCTTATGTTTTCAATCATTGGTATCAACAGCTGAATTCAACTACATTAATAGTACCATCCATCGAAAAACGACGATAAAGTGAACGCACAAACAATCAGAACAACACGACCCTCCCAGTTTCCTATTTTATCCTCAATGTGTGCTATTGCTAGTGTTAATCGTAAAGCAACGTAAACATTCAACATACTATAGCGTAAATGTTGATGTTGTCTCGACATAGATTGTGTGGAATatgtgctcctgctgctgttgttgtacaTTTATACGTTACCGTAATTTCGTTTGATGAAGCACAAGCTAAGCAGCAAAGGCTGAGCAATCCGCTATGTATTCGACAAATTCATCTCTTGCATCACTTGAATATTCTGCAGAGATAGCAGGTCAAACATCTATTCCGCACTACGTGACGGtgcttttttgcaaaattaaaCTGCCTtcgaaatatttttcaatgcTGTCTTAATTGGTATAACTATTGGAGCGCTAAGATATTCTTTTTAAATGACCGCATTTTTCCAAAAGTTTACAAATCGTATCTGGAATCTATAACATATCTGTAATGTATAACAGACCAGAATGATAGCATTAATATTCTTACAAGACAATATCCAAAGATGGTGCCAGATGTAGCGTAAAAGCGAGCGTTTTGTGTGACAATCTCACATTTCAATGGTTACACAGTTTAGATATTTATGTTAACAATGCAAAttctttttgatttgattcaCTATTATCAGTATTATCAACATTTATAAGTTCGCTGTTCTTTCTTTACTATAATGCTGGCATATCCACTCTCTAATATTATTTATGGCCGGATGGAAGATGGCTGCGACAAAGCTTTCCAATTATTATCAGGAGAAAATGCACTTGAAATAAGTTTTCCTTCATCACTTAGTAGACACAATTTAGCAAATCTGGTATGGACTGCAAGGACCAACGTAGAATACATTTATTTCGCAAAATGATTAGCTGCATTAAGAGATCCAATGAGGTATGTTTCCGATCATAAcgtaaaccaaaaaaatcgaTAAGAAATTACtatttctcattctctcttttttacTTACGACAGAACTCTGCCCAAACAAGACTAGTATACCAATGGATTCGAAGGCGCTATCTTGTACTGTCTACAAAGTAACGACGGATGACTCCAGAGACTAATAAATGAATAGATGAATCactgatttaaaaaaatctttaaagtTGTCatcatttgtattttttcaGTTCCGTCTTTGAATAGAGCTGTTGGTTTGAAAGTCATAGTGGCAGAGTTTGTTCAAATCAAATCTTACTCTGGTACGCGATGAATGTCGCAATCTTCACTTTATTTCTCAGGAAACATCGCTATCAGATGCCCTTTTCGcgcctcgttcgttcgtctcgGAGGCTGATTGTCTCGGATGCTACGGAATGCAACTTACATTAATTCCGGACGCTGCTCCATTCAGTCGATGGTCATATTGGCAGGATTTGTTGTATTAAGCTGTGACACATCGAGGCTCGCATCCGAAACGTTCATATGGTACGATGAACCCATCACATCCagatcatcctcatcctcgtaCATTTTCTTCATACGTTGTTTGTAGCTGTAAAGGAGCACAGAATTCGTTATTAACCTTTGTTCCTACCCGGTCAAATCTAAAGTGATCGCTTACATCTGGCTATCAGGGTTGTTCTCCTGATTACGACATTTTTCTAGCTTCTTTTCGAGGAATCGCACACGTTCTTTCTGCGGCAGTTCGATCGTTCTTACCATGGAACGCACTCTTCGAACCGCTTCAATCAACACGGGCAGCTTATCTTTTGCTGCGCCGAAGAGGGATTCCGTCACATAACTATCGAGATTCTCCTGCTCTTTGCTGGCCGCATGCAGCACTGCCGCTAGTGCGATTTGTGATGGTGCATACATTAACGGGGCATCTGTAAGGAACGTTTTGTCGATGAAATCCTCAATGCCGGGTCGCAAACGGTCGGGATTACTCATATTGCAACGTGTCTACCGTTTGAGTGGAAAGAATAGAGCATCAGAATTCGTTCATTGAACCCATCCATTAATGAGCTACCTTAATATCGATGAGAAATCCTTCGATGGGACGAATTGGGTTATGGATCGTGAGGTAATAGTTCAGTTCTTGCATTAACAAAAGTTCGTTCGACAGAATAATGTCCATCGCTTTCACGCGATCTCCCTTAATGTTGGCCACAAACTGGGCGATGGATACGTTGAATTCCTCCACTTTACACGACAAATAAACGCACGTTGCACTAAAATCGGAAAGAGAAAGGCATGCTTTCAACATGAACCGTCGATGTCGCCAAAAACCAGTGGTTTTGCTCTGCTCACAGTATCTCCTTCGGGTGGTAGTCCATCGATGAGTTGTTGAGATAGAATCTtttgaaataatgaaatgcGGTACCGACGACGTATTTCGGCATCGGAGGTTCGAAGCGTTTGCAGAACTCCTTCAGCTGCAGCTCGTACTGCTTCAACAGTAATCGCTCCTCATCCGCCGTTAGAAAGTGGGCCAGCTTCTGGTCTTCCTACAAAGAAAGAACGATTTGGTATTAACCGGTCCGGAACTCGTGCTTGCTACCGTTTACCGTCATTGCTGCGCCGTGTTTGGTGATGAAGTTGTGATTTTGCTTTAACCGTAGTTCGGTCAGTTCCTGCTCCGTTTTGAACGTCCAGAACTTTTTCTGTGAACTTAGCGAGTACATATTTAAAGCCACAaaactcgtcgtcgccggaaACCACCAAATCCGTGTTTTGGCTCGATTCTCAACTCGCGCGCCTATAAACACGCAGGCAGGAGGTGCtgtcaaaaaaatgtttttgttcaAGCTCGGTCGGTCGTGAATTTTTCAGTAATTTCGGAAATGTAATTTATTAGTTCAAGCGGAAGAAGGTGTGCAAACCATGGAGATTCGTGAAAAACTGTAGATTGTGCACTCTCCTTCATATAGCCTCGAATGCAAACGCCCCCAAGCACGGGCCTCGCAGCTGTCGGACACGATGTCCGGGATGTACGGCCAAAACCGCGAGGCTGTTCGGGTGAAAGTTAAGGTAATTTGAGATGCCCCTCAAGGGAAGCATGAAACACTCATCCCACGCCATTGCCCACGTTGTCGTCCGCAGAAATGTGAAAAGAACGTGCCCTCCGAGACGAGAAAATTCAGCGTCGACCCACAGATCACCAACCTGGAGGTGCTGTATTCGCTGCTCGCGAAAGCGTTCGATCTGAGGACGGACTTTGGTATCAGCTACCGAGTGATTGAGGCGAACGGACAGGAAAGCTACCTCGTGGTGCTCTCCGATTGGGATCTAGAGGCGGCCTTTCTGCGAGCACACAACCAGTCGATTGCCACCAAGAGCGAACCATGCCTGAATCTGCGCGTCGACATCAAACCCTTCTCGGAGGCATCCGAGTGGGACGGCAACTCGACGGCCGCTTCCAGCAGCATTCCGCGCGAGCTTGCTTCCCTGCAACAATCGATCGGTGCAGGGCAAAAGTATGTGCAGACCAAGCTCCCCGGGTTGATCATGAATCAGATGGAGAAAACCTTCTCCATGGTTCAGCGGGCGTTCAATATGGTTGAGGATCCTTTGCTGACACAACCGATACGACCACCATTGGCGGATGCAGAGTTTCGCAACCTTCAGGATTCCGTTGGACAGATCGTGGCTCCTGAGCAGCTGCGTAAGGTCATTTACTTAGGAGGAATCGATCCCAGCTTGCGACGTGTGGTGTGGAAGCATATTTTAAACGTCTATCCCGATGGAATGACCGGGCGCGAGAGGATGGAGTACATGAAGAAAAAATCGGGTAAGCCTCGTTTATCCACACACAACGTGCGCTTACAAAATCCGTTTGTTACGGTTCACCAATTCCGCTACCTGTACAAAGTCTCACGACCTTGGTGCCACCAGTCACACCATTCACTttcgagttttgtttttcattaactgaacaaatgtttcaaatttgAAACTCAATTAGGCCTGAGCAGTTCTTTCGTTAGTCTCTAGCAATCGTATCCGTCCGCTTGACATAACATttgccgtttccgtttccctttCAGCCGAATATTATCGTTTACGTGATATATGGCGTTCTACGATGCAGCGTGGAAATATTGCCGGCGAGCTGGCGTACGTGACGAGTATGGTGCGCAAAGATGTGCTGCGCACGGATCGGTTGCACCCATTCTATGCAGGATCTGACGATAATCAGAATATTGCAGCTCTGTTCAACGTACTGACGACCTACGCACTGAACCATCCAGCCGTTAGTTACTGTCAAGGCATGTCGGATATTGCTTCTCCTTTGTTGGTAACGATGGGTGACGAAGCACAGGCTTACATCTGCTTCTGTGCCGTCATGCAACGGTTAAGCTGCAATTTCATGCTCGATGGTATCGCTATGACGCTCAAATTCTCACACCTCTCGGAGGCATTACAATACTACGATCCGGATTTTTTCTCCTATCTCAAGCACCATCAGGCTGATGATCTGCTGTTCTGCTAccgctggttgctgcttgAAATGAAGCGCGAGTTTGCGTTTGACGATGCACTGCGAATGCTCGAAGTGTTGTGGAGCTCACTGCCTCCCATGGCACCCCAGGGCGAGTTGGCACTGTTCGAGAAGGAGTACGAACCACCTCCAGCACCGGACGCTGTGCTTCCTCCCAGTCAAAGCCCTTCCGTTATGCTGCGTACACCACGCGAAAATCCCTATACCAAGGTATGTGCACTGAGGCGCCAAAGTTCGGCCCTTTCGCTAAGCTCCTCGTGCACCTCCACCAACCCGCTCAACATAAGTGGAGGCCGGTCCGGGCAAGGGCGCTTTGGTGTCGATGGTCGTTCGCTAGAAGCGACACGACGGCTCAATCTCAGCCTAGACGAAAACATAACCCGCGAGAAGGTGTATTCAACGGCCAAGGCAAACCAAGTGCAAAAGGTACACCAAAGTCTAGACGAAGCAAAGATCGCGCTCGTGAAACAGCGCAAGATCGTACGCAGCGTAGGCGACGATGATAACATTCAGGAAGTAATACCATCGACCGATCCCAACTATGGGGACACGGCATCCGAAGATAACGTAACGGACGTGGAGGACAGTGTATTCCATTCCCCTCAGCATCAAGCAAAACTAAACTCCTGCAATAACAATCCATTCATTAGTGATTCGATAGAGAACGTTTGTAACGCACCAGCAAAGCCAGAACCAGCCACGGAAGAGTGTGAAGCTGGCATGGCGGAAGCAAAGGAACTTGCGACAGTACCACAGGAGGAATCGCTAGACGGATCAACGCCAACCACTAACAATAGTAGCGCAGCAAGCAGCGTACGGAACTCACCGGTAATCGGTCGCAGTAGAAGCCTTTTTTCGACATCTGCTACCGGAAAACTGATTGCTCGCCAACTAAGCCAACAAAAGAAGCATTTCACGTCGACTACCCCTTCGACAGGCTCGACTACTGGTCATTTCCATGACCTTAAAGAGAAGCTGGCCGCAGGACGAAAAGgaatcttcgcttcgctcgataAATCCGCCGGCTCTGGGACCGGCGTTGATCCAGCGCTCAGCAGTGATGCGGCGAATGGCGTACGCTCATCGAACGAAGTTGAACGAGCAAAACCAAAGTTGGTGAAAAACTTCAATGAGTTCCTCAATTTTGCGGCAATCAATAAAAGCCGTATCAGCGATCGACTAGCCACTAAAAAACTACTAGCAAACGTGCATCACACTTCCTCAGCCAACAGTGTTGGAGGGCAATCGTCGCTCGATTCGACATCAGCTAGCAGTCTCGGTGTATCGCAGGACGAATCGACGGAAACGATCGAGTACAACGAACTGAAGCCGAAACCCGTGATCAAGCTGACGAAATCATCGTTCGATGATTCGGATTCCTCGGCAACcagcgttggtgttggtggtgttgattCGATGGCAACCACGACAGCTCTTTCACGATCAAGCGATAATAGCAGCTTCATCGTGGACGATAGTTCCGCCTCTGTTTCACCCATTCACCAGCGCGTGGCAATCGATCGGCCAGAGAAGTTAACTTTAGCCGAAGGGACAGCGATTGTAGCGGCTCCTGGAGACGGTAGTAGTCCCGATGATTCGCAAGAGTATTTCCCAATGACGACATCAATGACGCGTGAATTGCGACTTGAGCTGGAAAACCTCGATCGCCACGTGTTTGGCAGCGAGTTTCACACGAAACAGCAACGTCAGCTTTATACGCTCAGCAGCTGTCCCGACCTGGAAACACCGCCAGAAAGTGAGCCAGCTCTTCCAGTAGCTCATCACGATCCTTCAGCAATTGCGTACAGTAAACTCCAGGACACGGTTACTAGCACGTCCACGTTGTGCGTCGATGTAGCATCGAGCATGGagattcaatcgatcgatgaaatcTGTGATCGCACTTCATCACCCGAACCGGTTGTCGTGCGATACCGCGAGAAACCCGGTCGACGAAGAGACGTGACCGTGGGCAGTAGCATTGCTGGTGACCAACGTGATAGCAAGCGTGTCAGCACCACGAGTACGAATGTCAGCAGTGATGTGTTTGTATGGGAGAATCCGCTTCATCAGTGTGACGATGAGAGTCCAATGTCGGTGGGAACCACGGGTGGATTGGGAACGGCCGGAGAACTTACTCAAAtccctcagcaacagcagcagcagcaaaggaccGCCACTACACCGGACGAACATCCTGAGCTCGAGTACGACGGTGAAATCATTGAGGAGACAACACTCGGCAAGAAGTCCGTTACACCGATACGATTGGTGCGCAAGAATGGTGATCGTTCGGTGCCAAACTCAAATCGCAACTCGATGATTTTGCCCGATTCGTCCGATTCGTCGGACGATTCTCCTCTTGCCAGATCACCGGCAGCCGTTAAGTTTAAATTTCATCCCAACAATCCCTTCTTCGACGCCACAACGAATGCACTAGACAATCGGCCACCTCAAAACAGCACGTTGGTGCTAACACGTGATCCGGATCTCATTGCGACCGATGGTGTTCTCCTCGAGCAGGCAACCGAAGCATCGGCTGGAAGTGGTATTGATGGTGGTTCACTGGATCAGCACATGCCTAATGATGGATTAACGTCTGTCGAACCACAGGTAGCGAACGCTGTACTAGAATCACCAGCAACCACGATAGTAGAAAGCACTGCACAACCACCAATCGTTCCTCAACCATCACTACCACTGCAATCAGCACCGGGGATTAGCCTGTCGCCGACGGTTGCCATGAAGATTGCCGGTGTGATTCCACCTCCACTCGAATTTGGTGGCGGCAATCCCTTTCTGATGTTTCTCTGCCTCACGATACTACTGCAGCACCGGGATTACATTATGAAAACCGGCATGGACTACAACGAGATGGCAATGCACTTTGACAAGATGGTTCGAAAGCACAACGTAACACGCGTTCTCAATCAGGCTCGCCAGATGTACGCCGAATATCGGCGACTTTACCAACAGCAACgaatgcaacaacagcaacttcaACAGAATGCATCCCCCGGAGGTGGTAGGGCGTCCCTATCGATGACCAGTAGCTATCACGGGATGCAAAACGTTGGACTCCGAAGTGTTGGGATGGATTCGTTTAGTCGGAAGGCATCCGCTCCGGAGGTAAGCTCCGCTCGACGTAATACCGGTGGCGATCTTACGCTCGTAACGTAGTCCAAGAACAAGTAGCAGCAGGTTAGTATGAttactttcttttttacttttcgctATGTTCCTTcacatttttgtttgattaatcaaaacatattttcaatgagatttttttaataatgtaAGTTACTGTAAGTGTAACCATGTCTGCCCCAGGTGATTATGTACGTGATCACCTTTTAAACAATCTGTGATGATGTGTACGACAACGGGCGCACAGGtcctttgttttccttcgtaTATCGTACGAATTGTTCCAGATCCTTTGTTTGGGGCATTTCGATTCCATAGAACAAGACGGCAAAAGGCATTAATGATTTACGTCGAACAGCATGGAAGGTAGAGGGAATAATGTGTATCGTGATATTTACGGTTAATACAGTAGCAATTAATTTCGGCATAGTAGGTCCTTTCGGAAGC
The sequence above is a segment of the Anopheles darlingi chromosome 2, idAnoDarlMG_H_01, whole genome shotgun sequence genome. Coding sequences within it:
- the LOC125948413 gene encoding cyclin-H, whose product is MYSLSSQKKFWTFKTEQELTELRLKQNHNFITKHGAAMTEDQKLAHFLTADEERLLLKQYELQLKEFCKRFEPPMPKYVVGTAFHYFKRFYLNNSSMDYHPKEILATCVYLSCKVEEFNVSIAQFVANIKGDRVKAMDIILSNELLLMQELNYYLTIHNPIRPIEGFLIDIKTRCNMSNPDRLRPGIEDFIDKTFLTDAPLMYAPSQIALAAVLHAASKEQENLDSYVTESLFGAAKDKLPVLIEAVRRVRSMVRTIELPQKERVRFLEKKLEKCRNQENNPDSQIYKQRMKKMYEDEDDLDVMGSSYHMNVSDASLDVSQLNTTNPANMTID
- the LOC125948405 gene encoding uncharacterized protein LOC125948405, translated to MSGMYGQNREAVRVKVKKCEKNVPSETRKFSVDPQITNLEVLYSLLAKAFDLRTDFGISYRVIEANGQESYLVVLSDWDLEAAFLRAHNQSIATKSEPCLNLRVDIKPFSEASEWDGNSTAASSSIPRELASLQQSIGAGQKYVQTKLPGLIMNQMEKTFSMVQRAFNMVEDPLLTQPIRPPLADAEFRNLQDSVGQIVAPEQLRKVIYLGGIDPSLRRVVWKHILNVYPDGMTGRERMEYMKKKSAEYYRLRDIWRSTMQRGNIAGELAYVTSMVRKDVLRTDRLHPFYAGSDDNQNIAALFNVLTTYALNHPAVSYCQGMSDIASPLLVTMGDEAQAYICFCAVMQRLSCNFMLDGIAMTLKFSHLSEALQYYDPDFFSYLKHHQADDLLFCYRWLLLEMKREFAFDDALRMLEVLWSSLPPMAPQGELALFEKEYEPPPAPDAVLPPSQSPSVMLRTPRENPYTKVCALRRQSSALSLSSSCTSTNPLNISGGRSGQGRFGVDGRSLEATRRLNLSLDENITREKVYSTAKANQVQKVHQSLDEAKIALVKQRKIVRSVGDDDNIQEVIPSTDPNYGDTASEDNVTDVEDSVFHSPQHQAKLNSCNNNPFISDSIENVCNAPAKPEPATEECEAGMAEAKELATVPQEESLDGSTPTTNNSSAASSVRNSPVIGRSRSLFSTSATGKLIARQLSQQKKHFTSTTPSTGSTTGHFHDLKEKLAAGRKGIFASLDKSAGSGTGVDPALSSDAANGVRSSNEVERAKPKLVKNFNEFLNFAAINKSRISDRLATKKLLANVHHTSSANSVGGQSSLDSTSASSLGVSQDESTETIEYNELKPKPVIKLTKSSFDDSDSSATSVGVGGVDSMATTTALSRSSDNSSFIVDDSSASVSPIHQRVAIDRPEKLTLAEGTAIVAAPGDGSSPDDSQEYFPMTTSMTRELRLELENLDRHVFGSEFHTKQQRQLYTLSSCPDLETPPESEPALPVAHHDPSAIAYSKLQDTVTSTSTLCVDVASSMEIQSIDEICDRTSSPEPVVVRYREKPGRRRDVTVGSSIAGDQRDSKRVSTTSTNVSSDVFVWENPLHQCDDESPMSVGTTGGLGTAGELTQIPQQQQQQQRTATTPDEHPELEYDGEIIEETTLGKKSVTPIRLVRKNGDRSVPNSNRNSMILPDSSDSSDDSPLARSPAAVKFKFHPNNPFFDATTNALDNRPPQNSTLVLTRDPDLIATDGVLLEQATEASAGSGIDGGSLDQHMPNDGLTSVEPQVANAVLESPATTIVESTAQPPIVPQPSLPLQSAPGISLSPTVAMKIAGVIPPPLEFGGGNPFLMFLCLTILLQHRDYIMKTGMDYNEMAMHFDKMVRKHNVTRVLNQARQMYAEYRRLYQQQRMQQQQLQQNASPGGGRASLSMTSSYHGMQNVGLRSVGMDSFSRKASAPEVSSARRNTGGDLTLVT